A stretch of Rhododendron vialii isolate Sample 1 chromosome 4a, ASM3025357v1 DNA encodes these proteins:
- the LOC131321700 gene encoding uncharacterized protein LOC131321700 → MPCLDISTNVSLDGVDTDSIFSEATKAVATIIGKPETYVMVVLKGSVQISFGGNKEPAAFAEIVSMGGINSEVKKNLILTIGTILQDKLSISRSRFFLKVYDTTAGRHPSKI, encoded by the exons atgccTTGTCTTGACATCTCTACAAACGTGAGCTTGGACGGGGTTGACACTGATTCAATCTTCTCTGAAGCCACAAAAGCTGTTGCTACTATCATTGGAAAGCCAGAAact TATGTGATGGTGGTACTAAAAGGTTCAGTGCAAATATCATTTGGTGGAAACAAAGAACCAGCTGCTTTTGCAGAGATAGTATCAATGGGCGGCATCAACTCTGAAGTAAAGAAGAATCTGATCCTCACCATTGGCACAATCTTACAGGACAAGCTTTCGATTTCAAGGTCACGATTTTTTCTCAAAGTTTATGATACGACCGCAGGACGTCACCCTTCCAAAATATGA
- the LOC131321698 gene encoding probable leucine-rich repeat receptor-like protein kinase IMK3: MNQLGKNPFHYMHFILESTSISSCVFLLLLFSAFGFVSGQDGDGVVMTQSDFQALKAIEQDLIDPRRVLKSWNGSINGSCSGEWVGITCLKGEVVSISLPWKGLGGKISEKIGQLQSLRRLSLHDNYLTGPIPDSLGLLPYLRAVYLFNNRLSGSIPLSIAQSSGLQTLHLSNNKLSGTIPPTLSNSTRIYRLNLSFNSLSGSIPGSLTQSPSLTFLSLQYNNLSGSVPDSWGGQGGKVYQLQVLTLDHNHLNGSIPETIGNISGITQLDFSYNNFTGLIPISLSNLHNLTYFNVSYNNLSGTVPTLLSEKFNSSSFVGNLQLCGYSSSSPCPSSPPPQVSPSPSPEGLQHSHRKLSTKDIILVAAGALSLVLLLLCFLLLCCLIRKRAKKAKNGKNTGRVEKAVPASGGEVESGGEVGGKLVHFDGPFVFAADDLLCATAEIMGKSTYGTIYKATLEDGNQVAVKRLREKVAKGQKEFETEVVAIGKIRHMNVLALRAYYLGPKGEKLLVFDYMPNGSLASFLHARGPETVVNWPTRMNIAMGITRGLCYLHNEENIIHGNLTSSNLLLDEQTNPKISDVGLSRLMTSAANANVIATAGTQGYRAPELSKLKNANTKSDIYSLGVIILELLTGKSPGEATTDGVDLPQWVASIVKEEWTNEVFDVELMRDDAFNSGDELLNTLKLALHCVDPTPSARPEAQQVLQQLEEIKPEMAAVLVDDGDKAAGGD; the protein is encoded by the exons ATGAATCAATTGGGCAAAAACCCATTTCATTACATGCATTTCATTCTAGAAAGTACCAGCATTTCTAGTTGTGTTTTCCTTCTGCTCCTGTTTTCCGCTTTCGGTTTTGTTTCAGGGCAAGATGGGGACGGAGTGGTCATGACGCAATCAGATTTCCAAGCCCTCAAAGCCATCGAACAAGACTTGATCGATCCGAGACGAGTTTTGAAGAGCTGGAATGGTTCTATCAACGGATCTTGCTCTGGTGAATGGGTCGGCATCACTTGTTTAAAAGGGGAAGTCGTTTCCATCAGCCTTCCGTGGAAAGGATTGGGTGGGAAAATCTCCGAGAAAATCGGACAACTTCAATCCCTTCGAAGACTAAGCCTCCACGACAATTATCTCACCGGTCCGATTCCTGATTCCCTTGGATTACTCCCCTATCTCAGAGCGGTTTATCTCTTCAACAACCGGCTTTCCGGCTCGATCCCTCTTTCCATTGCCCAATCCTCTGGTCTCCAGACTCTACATCTCAGCAACAATAAACTCAGCGGCACAATCCCACCTACTCTTTCAAACTCCACCAGAATTTACAGACTCAATCTCAGCTTCAACTCGTTATCGGGTTCCATACCGGGTAGTCTCACTCAATCCCCTTCGCTAACCTTTCTATCTCTCCAATACAATAACCTCTCTGGTTCTGTTCCAGATTCATGGGGTGGACAAGGGGGTAAAGTATATCAACTTCAAGTCTTGACCCTTGATCACAACCACCTCAATGGTTCTATTCCGGAAACTATTGGGAACATCTCTGGAATCACCCAACTTGATTTTTCCTACAACAATTTTACTGGGCTAATCCCAATTTCACTATCCAATTTACACAACCTCACTTATTTCAATGTCTCCTACAATAACCTTTCCGGCACTGTTCCGACCCTCCTTTCCGAAAAATTCAATTCGAGCTCTTTCGTGGGTAATTTGCAGCTGTGTGGGTATAGTAGTTCCTCCCCATGCCCTTCTTCTCCCCCACCACAAGTTTCTCCATCCCCTTCACCGGAGGGCTTACAACATAGCCATCGAAAATTAAGCACAAAAGACATAATTCTCGTAGCAGCTGGAGCTCTTTCACTGGTTTTACTCCTACTGTGCTTTCTTTTGCTTTGTTGTTTGATCAGGAAAAGGGCTAAAAAAGCAAAGAATGGCAAGAACACTGGGCGGGTTGAGAAGGCAGTCCCTGCAAGTGGGGGCGAAGTTGAATCTGGAGGTGAGGTTGGGGGTAAGTTAGTCCATTTCGACGGGCCATTTGTGTTTGCAGCTGACGATTTGCTCTGTGCAACCGCGGAGATAATGGGGAAGAGTACTTACGGGACGATATACAAGGCGACTTTGGAAGATGGGAATCAGGTGGCGGTGAAAAGGCTGAGGGAGAAGGTGGCAAAAGGACAGAAGGAGTTTGAAACTGAAGTGGTTGCCATTGGAAAGATTAGGCATATGAATGTGTTAGCCCTTAGAGCATATTACTTGGGACCTAAAGGAGAGAAGCTTCTTGTCTTTGATTATATGCCTAATGGGAGTCTTGCATCCTTCCTCCATG CCAGAGGCCCTGAAACAGTTGTAAATTGGCCAACAAGGATGAACATAGCAATGGGCATCACAAGAGGACTGTGCTATCTTCACAACGAGGAGAATATAATCCATGGGAATCTAACATCAAGCAACTTGCTTCTCGACGAACAAACAAACCCCAAGATCTCAGACGTTGGCCTCTCCCGGCTCATGACTAGCGCTGCCAACGCCAACGTGATTGCAACTGCAGGCACACAGGGCTACCGTGCACCCGAGCTCTCAAAGCTCAAAAACGCCAACACAAAGTCCGATATCTACAGCCTGGGAGTGATCATACTAGAGCTCCTAACAGGGAAATCCCCCGGTGAGGCAACAACAGATGGTGTTGACTTGCCTCAGTGGGTGGCATCGATTGTGAAAGAGGAGTGGACTAATGAAGTGTTTGATGTGGAGCTTATGAGAGACGATGCGTTCAATTCAGGGGATGAGTTGCTTAATACGTTGAAGTTAGCTTTGCACTGTGTCGACCCTACTCCATCAGCTCGGCCTGAAGCTCAGCAAGTTCTTCAGCAGCTGGAGGAGATTAAGCCCGAGATGGCTGCAGTTTTAGTTGATGATGGTGACAAAGCTGCTGGAGGAGATTAA